GTCAACTGCGCCAGCTCGCCGTACGCCGGATCGTCGGGGTACTGCAGCGAGTACGCGCGACCGGCGTTGAAGATCGTCGCAAGGTACGTCGCTTCGGCGCGGTAGTTCCAGTTCTGTGCCTGGCCCCTCGCGTATGCCTCCTTCATCTGCGCGTAGAGAACGGCCGGATCGACCTCGACCGATGCGCGCGCCGCTCGCGGCGCGCCGAGCGCAATCGTCGCCGCCGCCAGCGTCGCGGTCGCCGTCTTAGAGAACGCTCGAATCATCGAGCACCAGGTGCAGGTTGTTGGTCAGCAAGGCGTTTTTTAACTCTCGTGCGATCCGGCGACCGGTCGACATCGGCTCGGAGTAGTTCAGGTACGAGTAGGGCGAGCCGTCGATGAAGAGGTTCGTTCCTGCGACGATGCGCGCCGAGATCTCCATGATGTAGAACTGGATGTCGGGCGTGATGATCGTCTCGATGCAGAAGGCGCCGAAAAGCCCCTTCGGACCGCAGATCTCTTGGCTGACGCGCACGACGTCGTCGCCCATCCGCAGCGCCTCGGCGAGCATGGACTCGCGCAGCGAGACGGGCTGGTTGCCGACGACGACGTAGGACGGACTGACGTCCATGCCTTCCTGCGCGGCTGCCGGGATGCGGCCGAGCGAATCGACGTTCGTCTCGTAGCGGCGATCCATGGACATGATCTCGAGCTTGCGCTGCAGCGGCGAGTAGAAGTAATGAATGTAGAGCGGAACCCCGATGATGTACTCCTGGATCGTATACGCTTCTTTGAGATGTGCCGCGCGCGCCTCGAAGTCTTGCGCGTCCCGAATGAACATGTAACCCTTGCCGCCGGCCGCTCCGTAGAGCTTGACGATGACCGGCCGGTCGATCTCGGCGCCGCTGCGGAACTGCCGCGGGAGAAGCAGGCCGGCGCGCGAGAGCCACTCGCGCTGCAGTTCGCGGCTCGCCTCCCAGTCGAGCACGGCCTTGTTCCCGAAGTACGGGATCGTCATCTTCTTGTGCTCGTCGAGCGAAAGGTAGGCGACGAACGAGCCGTGCGGGACGATGATCACCTTGCGCTTCTCGAGCTCGCCGATGAGCCCCATGAACTCCGAGTAGTCGTTGAGGGCGATCACCTCGTCTACAAACGCGAACGAGCGGTAGAGCCGCTCGGTCTCGCGATTCGAGATGGCCAGCGTGCGGAATCCCTCGTCGTGGGCTCCTTTGAGAATCTGCAACGCCGAATGGGAGCCCAACGTCGCGACGGTGTACGGCCGGTCCATCCTCGCCTCTACTGCCTCACGCCCGGATTGTCCCGGTCGTTCTCATCGCCGGTGACGGCTCGCTCGATTGCCGGGTTGCACAAGAGACGCTCGACCGCGCGCAAGACGACCTCGTTCGTCGCCGGCTTGCCGCTTTTGTCGAAGAGCCGCCAGGCGATCGCCCTCAACTGTTTGTCATCCGCAGCGGCGTCGCTCGCGCGAGCACGGGGCTCGATCCAGGCTTCGCCGGGGCGCGGCGCCGCGCGATCGAGCGCGCTGAGGCGATGCAGGTTCGGATTGAAGATGCTCTCGTCGGACTCGATGCGCGCGGTCAGCCGTTCGACGGGCTCGCCGTTTTCGAACTCCCAGATCTCGCTGCGCTCGATGCGGGCGACGTCGACGCCGAGGCGACGCAGAGCGACGAGCGCGGTGAACGCGGCGTTGTCCGGAATCTTCAGAGCGATTGCGAAAGCGCGCGTCACGCGAGCGCCGCCACGAAACTGCGGAAGAGCGCCGCTCCGCCCGACGGCGCGAGCGGATCGCCGCCCTCGCTCCGCTCGAGGTGGTTGAGATTCCAGCCGTCGCGCTCGGGGTGCGGCATGATCGCGAGCACGTTCCCCGCGCGGTTCACCAAACCGGCGCACCCGAGCGCGGAGCCGTTCGGTACGGCCGCCGGCGTGACCGCGCCGTCGCGCTGCGCGTAGACGAACGCGATGTGGTCTCCGGCGACGATCTCGTCGAGGTGCTCGGGCGTCGCTGCGAGGCGGCCCTCGGCGTGCGCCGCCCACGCCGGTACGAGCGCGCCCGGCGGCAGCGACGCGGTAATCGCGCACCGCGACGGCTCGATCGCGAGGTGCATGTAGACGTGGCGGCAGACGTAGTGCGGGGCGGGCGCGTTCTTCGCAAATGCGGCCGTCGGCGTCCGCGTGGGCCCGGTCCCGGGAACGAGCCCGGCCTCGAGCAGAATCTGCGCGCCATTGCAGATCCCGAAGACGAGTTTCCCTGCGGCGGCGCCGTCGATCACGTAATCCATGATGCGATCGTGGGCCGCGATCGCGCCGGCGCGGATGCGGTCTTCGTATGCGAAGCCGCCGGAGAGCACGTAGGCGTCGTAGCGGCCGAGAGTCGCGGCCTGCGACCAGTGCACGAGCTCTGCGTCGCCGCCGCAGTCGCGCAGCAGCCGCTGCGTCTCCTCTTCGGAGTTCGTTCCGGGAAAGACCGGCACCGCGATCTTGGCGCTCACGGGTAGAGCTCGTCCAGCGGCTGCGACCACGACTCGTAGAGCCGAGCAATATCGCAGGAGATGCCGTTGACGGAGAGCGACCTGCCGGCGGTCGTCGTGCCGATGCGCAGCGCTCCGCTGAGATCGAGCTCGGCGTCGCCGGCGACCTCGCAGACGAAACCGCCCGCCTCGCAGAACGGATTGGTCGACTCTATCTCCGCGCCGACCGAGCGGCCGGCGAGCATCGCGTCGAACGCGAGTCTGGCGAGCGCGGTCAGCATGCCGCCGTCGCCGATCGCGCGGCACGAACGCACGGCGCCGCGCGCGATCGCCTCGCGAACGATCGCGATCGCCGCTCGCTCGGCGGCGTAATCTATCGCCGGCAGCGCGCCGCCGATACCGAGAAGTTCCGCAAGCACCGAGCCGCCGGCGGCGATCTCGCGGCTGCCGATCCAGAGCAGCGATGAGCCGGGCTCCTTCAGTCCCGGCGTTACGACGCGCGCGATATCGTCAATCGCGCCGATGCAGGCGACGATCGCCGAGGCCGGCACCGCACTCGCGTCGCCCGATTCGTTGTAGAGACTGACGTTGCCGGAGACGAACGGCAGATCCAGTTCGGTCGCGGCTCGCGCCAGCCCATCGACGGCGGCGACGAACTCACCGTACTGCTCGGGCTTGCGCGGATTGCCGAAGTTCAAGCAGTCGGTCAGCCCGATCGGACGCGCGCCGACGGCGACGATCGAACGCGCCGCGTCGAGCACCGCGCGCTCGGCCGCATACCGCGCGTCGAGCCGGCCGAAGCGAGGATTGCCGGCGACGGCGAGCGCGACGCCGAGGCGAGAGCCCGGGATCGGCGCGAGCGCGCCGGCGTCGGCCGCGCCGCGGGGCAGGACCGTGCATCCGCGCACGACCGAATCGTATCGCCGGTAGAGCGGTTCGCGCGAGGCGACGTCGCGATGCGCGAGCACGTGCGGAATTAGCGTCGCGAGATCGAGCGCCGGAATTGCGTCGGCTGCCTGCGTCTCGCGCGAGGGAACCGCGTGCGGCAGGTCGTCGTGAATCGTACCGGTGAGGAACTCGCTCTCGACGTCCATCACGATCTCGCCCCGATGGCGCAGTACGTAGCGCCGCTCTTCGGTGACGCGGCCGATGACCGTCGCGCGCGCGTTATACGCCACGTCGGGCAGCGTGAACTCGTCGTTGTAGATGCGCAGCACGTCGTCGACGACGTCGGGCGGCAGCAGCCAGATTAGGCGCTCTTGCGTCTCGCCGACCGCGACGACCTCCGGCGGCATCCCCTCGACGGCGACGTTGACGCGATCGAGATCGATCTCCGCGCCGTATCCGCCGGCCGACGTGATCTCCGCCGAGCATCCCATGAGGCCGCCTGCGCCCAGATCCTTGAAGGCCGCAACGATCTGCTTCTCTCGGAGCATCGCGAAGACGCGATAGCTCGCGCGCATGAGCACGCTCTTGAGAAATGGATCGGGCACTTGCACGGCGCCCTTGTTGACCTCGGCCTCGGCCGCGTCGAGCGTCAGCGACGAGAACGACGCGCCCCCGAAGCCGCTCGGATCGGTCGCCTTTCCGACGAGCAGGATCGCCCAGCCCGCAGCGCCCGCCGGCGCGCGCGAATGGACGATTTCGTCCTCCTTGACGAGGCCGAGCGCGACGACGTTCACCAGGCAATTCTCGTCGAACCCGTCGTCGAAGTAGAGATCGCCGGCGAGATTCGGGACGCCGATGGCGTTGCCGTATGCGCCGATGCCGTCGACGACGCGGCGTGCGACGTGGCGCGCGTGCGCGTTGCGGCCGAAGCGCAGCGGATCGGCGACGGCGATCACCTCGGCGCCCATGCAGAGCACGTCGCGAACGATGCCGCCAATCCCGGTGGCCGCGCCCTCGAACGGCACGATCTGCGAGGGATGGTTATGCGACTCGTGTGCGACGACGACGGCGTAGCGCGTTCCGTCGTGGGTTCCGAGGTGGAGCGCGCCGGCGTCCTCGCCCGGCCCGAGGACGACGCTCGCGCCGGTCGCCGGCAGCCGCTTCAGGTGGCGGCGGCTCGACTTGTAACTGCAGTGCTCGCTCCACTGCGCGTCGAACGCGTGGAGCTCGACGATCGTGGGTTCCCGCCCGAGGCGTTGGATGATGCGTTGCAGTTCGTCGTCGCGCAAGGCGACGTTCGGAGCTCCCGAGAGCCCACTAACCAAGCGTCGCTCCCTGCTGCAACGGCGTCTGTTGCAGCGACGCGTCGGCGTGCAGCACGCTCGAGCGGGCATTTGCCTGCATCAGCAGCGTCCGCCCGTAGAGGACGGTATCTTCGAGGCCGAGCAGTTTCGCGCACTGCATCGCAATGCGTTCGGGCGCGAGCCTCCCGTCGAGAACCGGCGCTGAGGATACCTCGTCGAGCATCGAACGAAGCATATCGCTCTCGCCGGTCGCGACGAGGATCAAGCGCCCGAAACTCGCCTCGAGCTGCGCGACGATCTGCAGCACGTATCCCGGCGTCGCCGACGGGCTCGCGACGTGGCGCACGGTCGGCAAGCCGAGCTGTCCCAACGCTTTCACGACCTCGTTCGCCCTCTCGACCTGCGCCGGCGAGTCGGCGATCACCGCCGCCATTCCCGGCCGCATCACCGGAAAGGTGCCGACGAGCTCTGCGACGCGCTCGTAGGCCTGCTTCACGCGCTCGAGCGCCTCGTCGTTGACGTTCTCGAGGTTGCGATAGATCTGTTTGTCGAGCATCAGCTCTTCACGACCCTGCGGCCAGATCCGCCACGAGTCGTTGTCGATGACGTCCGCGATGACGAGCTGCCCTTGGTTCTCGCCGCCCGCCAGCCGTCCGAACTCGATCTTGAGGTCGACGAGCAGCACGTCGCGTTTACGCCACGCATGCGAGAGTATCTCGAACGTCAGCCGCGCCAGCTCGGTCATCACGCCGACCTCTTGCGGCGAGGCGATGCTCTGCGCGACGATCTGGTCGGGCGTGATCAGCGGATCGTGGGCGGCGTCATCTTTAAAGAAGAACTCGACGAGGCGCGGCACGAGCAGGGTTCCGCGCTGGATGCTCGGATTGCGCTTGACGAACGAGCCGGCAGCAACGCCGCGCGTCACGACTTCCAGCGGAATCATGTTGCAGCGCCGGACGACCATCTCGTTGTTATCGTCGTCTTCGCCGCCGTTGAGATAGTGCGTCGGCAGGCCGCAGAGATTGAGCAGGCGGAAGATGCGCGCCGTCGTCTGCGCGGCAAGCCGGCCCTTCCCTGGGATCTCGTGATGCCGCGCGCCGTCGCCGGCCGAAATCTGGTCGGTCTGCGCGACGACGAGCTGGTGCGGCTGGCCGGGATTCTCGAAGAGCGCCTTCGTCTTGCCGCGCGCGATCTCGATGCCTTTGTTCATCGGAGATCGACCTCGGCCTGACGCGGGAACGGCGCGAGGGCGTCAATGCGATCGGCGAGCATGCGAGCGCGCTGCGGCGCGGTGCCGACATTGCCGCTCGGATCGAGCAAGCGCCGAATCTCGGCCGGATCCACGAGCGCGGTCAACTCGCTGCGCTCCGTAAGGAGGCTCGAGAGCGGGTTGTCCTCGCCGCGACCGACCGCCGCCCACGCCTCCATGGATGCACTGCGCAGCGTTTCGT
The sequence above is drawn from the Candidatus Binatia bacterium genome and encodes:
- a CDS encoding formate--phosphoribosylaminoimidazolecarboxamide ligase, which produces MDRPYTVATLGSHSALQILKGAHDEGFRTLAISNRETERLYRSFAFVDEVIALNDYSEFMGLIGELEKRKVIIVPHGSFVAYLSLDEHKKMTIPYFGNKAVLDWEASRELQREWLSRAGLLLPRQFRSGAEIDRPVIVKLYGAAGGKGYMFIRDAQDFEARAAHLKEAYTIQEYIIGVPLYIHYFYSPLQRKLEIMSMDRRYETNVDSLGRIPAAAQEGMDVSPSYVVVGNQPVSLRESMLAEALRMGDDVVRVSQEICGPKGLFGAFCIETIITPDIQFYIMEISARIVAGTNLFIDGSPYSYLNYSEPMSTGRRIARELKNALLTNNLHLVLDDSSVL
- the purL gene encoding phosphoribosylformylglycinamidine synthase subunit PurL, encoding MVSGLSGAPNVALRDDELQRIIQRLGREPTIVELHAFDAQWSEHCSYKSSRRHLKRLPATGASVVLGPGEDAGALHLGTHDGTRYAVVVAHESHNHPSQIVPFEGAATGIGGIVRDVLCMGAEVIAVADPLRFGRNAHARHVARRVVDGIGAYGNAIGVPNLAGDLYFDDGFDENCLVNVVALGLVKEDEIVHSRAPAGAAGWAILLVGKATDPSGFGGASFSSLTLDAAEAEVNKGAVQVPDPFLKSVLMRASYRVFAMLREKQIVAAFKDLGAGGLMGCSAEITSAGGYGAEIDLDRVNVAVEGMPPEVVAVGETQERLIWLLPPDVVDDVLRIYNDEFTLPDVAYNARATVIGRVTEERRYVLRHRGEIVMDVESEFLTGTIHDDLPHAVPSRETQAADAIPALDLATLIPHVLAHRDVASREPLYRRYDSVVRGCTVLPRGAADAGALAPIPGSRLGVALAVAGNPRFGRLDARYAAERAVLDAARSIVAVGARPIGLTDCLNFGNPRKPEQYGEFVAAVDGLARAATELDLPFVSGNVSLYNESGDASAVPASAIVACIGAIDDIARVVTPGLKEPGSSLLWIGSREIAAGGSVLAELLGIGGALPAIDYAAERAAIAIVREAIARGAVRSCRAIGDGGMLTALARLAFDAMLAGRSVGAEIESTNPFCEAGGFVCEVAGDAELDLSGALRIGTTTAGRSLSVNGISCDIARLYESWSQPLDELYP
- the purQ gene encoding phosphoribosylformylglycinamidine synthase I, with the protein product MSAKIAVPVFPGTNSEEETQRLLRDCGGDAELVHWSQAATLGRYDAYVLSGGFAYEDRIRAGAIAAHDRIMDYVIDGAAAGKLVFGICNGAQILLEAGLVPGTGPTRTPTAAFAKNAPAPHYVCRHVYMHLAIEPSRCAITASLPPGALVPAWAAHAEGRLAATPEHLDEIVAGDHIAFVYAQRDGAVTPAAVPNGSALGCAGLVNRAGNVLAIMPHPERDGWNLNHLERSEGGDPLAPSGGAALFRSFVAALA